DNA from Oceanibaculum indicum P24:
TCGCGGATGGCGGCGGCCACGTCGCTGGGCGTCATATTGTACTGCGCCAGCTTGTCGGGGCTCAGCCACACCCGCATCGCATAATCCTTGGCGCCGAAGATCTGCGCGTCACCGACACCGTTGATGCGGCGCAGTTCGTCGATGACGTTCAGCAGCGCGTAGTTCGACACATAGACCGGGTCATAGCGCCCGCCCGGCGAGGACATGGTGATGACCTGCAGGATCGAGCTTGAGCGCTTGGTCACGTTCACGCCAAGGCGCCGCACCTCCTCCGGCAGGCGGGACAATACCGCCTGCACGCGGTTATTCACGTCGATGGTCGCCTGGTCGGGATCGGTGCCGATCTCGAAAGTGACGGTCAGCGTGAGTGAGCCGCTGTTCGAGGCCGAGGAGCGCATGTAGATCATCCCCGGCACGCCGTTGATGTTCTGCTCCAGCGGGGCGGCCACCGTCTCGGCGATCACCTCGGCATTGGCGCCGGGATAGCTGGCCGAGACCACCACGTCAGGCGGCACGATGTCGGGATACTGGGCAATCGGCAGGGAGCGCATGGCCGCGAGGCCCGCCAGCACGATCACGATGGACAGGACCGTCGCGAAGACCGGCCTGTTGATGAAGAAACGCGAGATCATGATTTTCGTCCTGACTGCCGGCTACCGGTTGCCGGCCTGGGCCTGCTTCTGACCGCCCGGCTTCTGATCGCCTTGTTTCGGCTCCGCAGGACGCACCTTCTGGCCCGGGCGCACCTTGATGACGCCCTCGACGATCACCCGGTCGCCGGTCTTCAGCCCCTCACGGACAAGCCAGCTATCCTCGATGGCCCTGCCGATTTTGATCGGCCGCGGCGTGGCGGTATTCTCGCCATCGACGACATAGACCATCATGCCCTGCGGTCCCTGCAGCACAGCGGCCTGCGGCACCGTCACGGCGTCGCGCAGGACCATGCCGTTCACCATGACGCGCACGAACTGCCCCGGCATGAGATCGCTGCCGGGGTTGGCAACGACCGCGCGGTTGCGGATCGTGCCAGTGTTCGGGTCGATGGTGCTGTCGGTGAAATCGACATAGCCGGCATCGGCCACAGTGCTGCCGTCCGACAGCCTGAGATCGACGCGCAGCCGCCCGTCAGCCGGCTGGGTCAGCGCACCGCTTTCCCGCATGTTGCGCAGCTGCAGCGACTCGGCATCCGGCACCGCGAAATTCACATAGACCGGATCGAGCTGGCTGATCCGCGTCAGCAGGCTGGAATCCTGGCCGGTGCCGACCAGGCTGCCCTCGGAGACCGCCTCAAGACTGGTAACGCCGCTGATCGGCGCTTCGACCCGCGTATAGTCCAGGTTGATCCTGGCCGTGCGCAGCTCGGCCCGGGCGCCGGCGACAGTCGCCTTCGCCAGCTCCAGCGTGGAGAGCGCCGAATCGCGCTCGCGCGCACTCACCGCGTTGCGTTCGAACAGCGAGGATATCCGCTTCCACTCGCGTTCCGCCTGGGCAAGGTTGGCCTGCTGCTGCTGAAGCATCGCCTCCGCCTGCGCCAGCGCCGCCTCGTAGGGCGCCGGATCGATGAGGAACAGCAGGTCGCCCTGCTTCACCTTCTCGCCCTCGGTATAGGTCCGCTCCATCAGGATGCCGGAAACCCGGGCCCGCACCTCCACCTCGCGCGAGCCGGTGACACGGCCGGCATATTCATAGGAGACGGGGATGTCCCTGGTCTCGACGGTCGTCAGCAGCACTTCCGGCGGCGGCGGTGCCGCCTGTGCGCCGCCATTCGCCTGCTTCTGCTCCTCGCAGGCCGCGACGGAAAGACCGAGAGCAACCATGCCGGCCGCAATCGTGAAAAGACGAAAGGAGCGTCCTAGCGTCCCCTGCATGGTTCACCTGCTTCGATAGACAAAATGATTTCTGGCTTTTGCGACCCGCCGCGCTGTCCGCATCACTAGCGTTGCGCGGAGTTTATGCGGAAATGATTGCATTCGCTACGCCGGGCAATATATACATTCTTGGATGTATGTAAAGCGGCAAGAAAGAAAAAAACACGATGGTGCGGAGGACGAAGGAAGAAGCTGAACAGACCCGCGACCAGATCCTGGACGCGGCGGAAAACCTGTTCTTCGAGCGTGGCGTGGCGCACACCTCGCTGGAGCAGATCGCGCGCGCCGCCGGCGTGACGCGCGGTGCCGTCTATTGGCATTTCCGCGACAAGGCCGACCTGTTCGAGGCGATGCAGCAGCGCATCCGCCTGCCGCAGGAGGATGTGCTGGAGGAACTGGCGGAGAACGGATCCTCCGACCCGCTGGCGACCCTGAAGGACTCGTGCAAGGGCGCGCTCGCCACCATCGCGCGGGACGAACGCCGCCAGCGCGTGTGCTGCATCCTGCTGCACCGCTGCGAATATGTGGAGGAGATGGGCGAGCCAGCGATGCGCCAGCTGCGCAACAAGGAACATATGATCGCCCTGCTGATCCGCATCTTCGAGACCGCGCATAAGCTGGGCACGCTGGCCCCGCGCTGGACACCGCTGACCGCGGCGCTGGGGCTGCACGGCCTGATGCACGGGCTGATCAGCGACTGGGTGAATGGCACCATCCCGCACGATCTGGCGGAGTACGGCCCGGTCTGCGTCGATGGCTTCTTTGCCGCCGTCGTGGCAGCGCCGGCAATGGCTGATTAGCCGCTTGCACCCGGCAAAAACCGGCCCTAAAGTCTTTGCCATGTTCATGCAGCGCACTGCCCGTACCGCCCGCAAAACCCGCACCTTCGGTGGGGGCGGCGGCGCTTTGGGATAACCTTAAGGCCTGCATGCAACCCCCACCGCCAGCCGGTGGGGTAAAGGAAAAAATCCTCTCCGGCGCGCGACAACCCCGAGAGGACAGACAATGCCCAACACACTCATCGCCACGCGGTCCGGCTGGATCAGGGATCCCTATGCCGTCATCGACGCCGTCCATGACGCGTTGCAGGAAGCGCTGAAGATTCCCGAATGGGACCGCACGGTGCGGTTGATCGAGCATGAGCCGTCGCACTTCGCCATCCCGTCCGGGCGCGGCCAGAACTACACCATCGTCGAGGTGACGCTGTTCGCCGGCCGCTCCTTCGAGGCGAAGCGCGTGCTCTATCAGGCCATTGTGCGCAACCTCGGCGCGCTGGGCATCGCCGCCACCGACATCAAGATCGCCCTGATCGAAAGCCCGATGGAGAACTGGGGCATCCGCGGCGGCACACCGGCCTCGGAAGTCGATCTCGGCTTCCCGGTTGCGGTGTGATTCCGGGCCGTCCTCTATCCCCTAACCCGCCGACTTCGCCATCACCATCGCGTACAGCATGGCGAAGGACAGCAGCAGGTTGAACCGGCCGGCCAGCAGGGCAGTGCGCGCGGCGCGCTGCTTCTGCGCCGGTTCCGCCGGCACAATGCCGAGCGCCTTCTTCTGGTTCGGCCAGATCACCAGCCAGACATTGACGGCCATGATCAGCGCCATCCACATGCCGATGCCGATCATGGTGTGGCGCGGACCGGACCCGTCCAGCCCCAGCGTCCACAGGGCCGGCAGGTAGCCCGACAGCATCGCCGTCACCAGCCCCAGAACCACGGTCGCCACCGCCGACCAGCGGAACCAGAACAGCGCCTTCGGCGCCACGAACCGCGCGACAACCGGCCGGTTCTCCTCCGGCATCGCCGCCAGTGCCGGTATCTGCACCAGATTGAAGTAATAGAGCAGCCCGACCCACAGCAGCCCGGCCAGCACATGTGCCCAGCGGAAGAAACCCGCCCAGAACGCCTGGTCGAATGCCGGCGCGCCCAGGAACACCAGCAGGATTGTCAGGACAAGCCCCAGCATCAGCGTCGGGTGCAGGCTGGCGAGCGGGTTCTTCATGGCGCGATCTCCCTCAGTTGTCCGCCACCCTACAGAAGAGCGGCCAAGGACGCACCGCTTGCTTATCCGAACGCCGCCCAGAAGGTGGTGACCAGCAGGATGGCGGCAAAGGCGATGTTGAGTAGCCGCGAGGCCAGCGGGTCGCGCAGCAACCGGGACAGCGACACGCCGGCCAGCAGCCAGACCGTATGGATGGCGACGATCAGAAGGCTGAGCACTGCCAGCTTCGCCAGCGCTTCCAGCAGCGGATCGG
Protein-coding regions in this window:
- a CDS encoding efflux RND transporter periplasmic adaptor subunit, which gives rise to MVALGLSVAACEEQKQANGGAQAAPPPPEVLLTTVETRDIPVSYEYAGRVTGSREVEVRARVSGILMERTYTEGEKVKQGDLLFLIDPAPYEAALAQAEAMLQQQQANLAQAEREWKRISSLFERNAVSARERDSALSTLELAKATVAGARAELRTARINLDYTRVEAPISGVTSLEAVSEGSLVGTGQDSSLLTRISQLDPVYVNFAVPDAESLQLRNMRESGALTQPADGRLRVDLRLSDGSTVADAGYVDFTDSTIDPNTGTIRNRAVVANPGSDLMPGQFVRVMVNGMVLRDAVTVPQAAVLQGPQGMMVYVVDGENTATPRPIKIGRAIEDSWLVREGLKTGDRVIVEGVIKVRPGQKVRPAEPKQGDQKPGGQKQAQAGNR
- a CDS encoding TetR family transcriptional regulator, producing MVRRTKEEAEQTRDQILDAAENLFFERGVAHTSLEQIARAAGVTRGAVYWHFRDKADLFEAMQQRIRLPQEDVLEELAENGSSDPLATLKDSCKGALATIARDERRQRVCCILLHRCEYVEEMGEPAMRQLRNKEHMIALLIRIFETAHKLGTLAPRWTPLTAALGLHGLMHGLISDWVNGTIPHDLAEYGPVCVDGFFAAVVAAPAMAD
- a CDS encoding tautomerase family protein — protein: MPNTLIATRSGWIRDPYAVIDAVHDALQEALKIPEWDRTVRLIEHEPSHFAIPSGRGQNYTIVEVTLFAGRSFEAKRVLYQAIVRNLGALGIAATDIKIALIESPMENWGIRGGTPASEVDLGFPVAV